A window of Mycolicibacterium madagascariense genomic DNA:
AGTGGTGCCCGTTGCCGTTCCCGTTGCCGTTCTGGCGCTCCTTGAGTGCCACCAGCGCGCGCCGTTCGGCGGCGTGGGCGGCCTCGGTGAGCGCGTCGCGCTCGGCTTCGGGATCGGCCCGCAGGAAGCTGCCCAACCCCGGCGCGCCTCCGGAGCCGAGCTTGTTCATCCGCTTGGGCAGTGCGGCCCCCTGGTACTCCAGCGGGATGGGGTGGCCGTGGTCGTCGACGGGGCCGAGCGGCTGGTGCAGCTCGATGTACGCCCCGTGCGGCAGCCGCTTGAGGATGCCCGTCTCGATGCCGTGCTCGAGGACCTCGCGGTCACTGCGCTGCAGGCTGATCGCCCACCGGTAGGCGATGTAGTACACGATCGCCGGCAGGACCACCATGCCGATGCGCCCGATCCACGTCGTCGCATTGAGCGAGATGTGGAACTTCAACGCGATGATGTCGTTGAACGAGGCGAACGTCAGCACGATGTAGAGCGCAATCGCCATGGCGCCGATGGCCGTTCGGACCGGGTTGTCGCGGGGCCGCTGCAGCAGGTTGTGGTGCGCCACGTCCCCGGACAGCTTCTTCTCCAGGAATGGATAGACGGTCAGCAGCCCCAGCACGACACCCATCAGCAGCGCGACGGCGACGGCCGCGGGCACGGTGTGGCCGAAGGGGTAGATCTCCCAGGCGGGCCACATGCGGGCCAGGCCGTCGGTCCACATCATGTAGAAGTCGGGCTGGCTGCCCGCGGAGATCTGGGAGGGCTTGTAGGGACCCAGCTGCCAGATCGGGTTGATCTGCAGCACGCCGCCCATGATGCCCAGGATGCCGACGGTCATGGCGAAGAACGCCCCGGACTTGACCGCGAACACCGGCATCACGCGCACCCCGACGACGTTCTTCTCGGTGCGACCGGGGCCGGGGAACTGGGTGTGCTTCTGGAACCACACCAGGGCCAGGTGAACTCCGATGAGCGCCAGGATGATTCCCGGGATCAGCAGGATGTGCAGCGCGTAGAGCCGCGGAATGATGATGTCGCCGGGGAAGTCTCCGCCGAACAGCGCCCAGTGCAGCCAGGTGCCGATCAGCGGCATGCCCAGGGTGATCGAGGAGAACGCCGCGCGCAGACCGGTGCCCGAGAGCAGGTCGTCGGGCAGGGAGTAGCCGAAGTAGCCCTCGAACATGGCCAGGATCAACAGGATCGAGCCGATCACCCAGTTGGCCTCGCGGGGCCGGCGGAACGCGCCGGTGAAGAAGATGCGGGCCAGGTGCACCATGATCGAGGCGGCGAACAGCAGCGCGGCCCAGTGGTGGACCTGGCGCACGAACAGCCCACCGCGGACCTCGAAGGAGATGTCCAGCGCGGTCTCGTACGCCTTCGACATCTGGATGCCGTTGAGGGGTTGGTAGACCCCGTGGTAGGTGACCTCGGCCATCGACGGGTCGAAGAACAGGGTCAGGTAGACCCCGGTCAGCAGCAGCACGATGAAGCTGTAGAGCGCGATCTCGCCCAGCAGGAAGGACCAGTGCGTGGGGAAGACCTTGTTGAGCTGGCGTCGTACCGCGGCCGACGGGTGGTAGCGCGAATCGATCGCGTTGCCTTGCGCGGCGGCCAGTTCGGCGAGTTTCGGGCTCATGTGGCGTGTGCTCCTCGAGGGGGTACGCATGGGTCATCACAAGCATGCTCGCGAATGGCCTCCGCTACCGTTTCGGACGCGATGGTCACCGGGCCGTCACAACTGTGACGGGGGCGGGCACCATGGGGTGATGAAGCCCTCGCTCGACGACCTGCTCGACGGTCTGCACGTCGTATCGCTGCCCATGCGAATTCGCTTCCGCGGCATCGACGTTCGTGAGCTAGCTCTCATCCGGGGTCCGCAGGGGTGGGGCGAGTTCGGCGCGTTCGTCGAATACGGTCCCGCCGAGGCGGTCCACTGGCTCGCGGCGGGGGTCGAGGCGGCCTACGCCCCGCCACCGACCCCGCGGCGGGAGTGGATCCCCATCAACGCCACGGTGCCGGCGGTCGCGGCCGCCGGGGTGCCCGACGTCCTGGCGCGGTTCCCCGGCGCGGGGACCGCCAAGGTCAAGGTGGCCGAACCCGGTCAGACCCTCGCCGACGACGTCGCACGCGTGAACGCGGTGCGGGCGCAGGTGCCCGTCGTCCGCGTCGACGCCAACGGTGGCTGGACCGTCGCCGAGGCCGCCGCCGCGTGTGCCGCGCTTACCACCGACGGTCCGCTGGAGTACGTCGAGCAACCCTGCGCGACCGTGGCCGAGCTGGCCGAGCTGCGTCACCTGGTGTCGGTCCCCATCGCGGCCGACGAGAGCATCCGCAAGGCCGAGGACCCCCTGCTCGTCGTGCGGGCCGGGGCCGCGGACGTCGCGGTGGTCAAGGTCGCGCCGCTCGGCGGCGTCCGGCGGCTGCTGGACATCGCCGCCCAGATCGCCGTTCCCGTCGTCGTGTCGAGCGCGCTCGACTCGGCGGTGGGCATGTCGCGGGGGTTGCTGGCCGCGGCGTGCCTGCCGGACCTGAGCCATGCGTGCGGGCTGGGCACCGGAGGGCTGTTCGTGGAGGACGTCACCGCCGCGGTGGTCCCGGTCGACGGCCGCCTGCGGGTCGGTCCCGTCGCGCCCGATCCCGATCGCGTGCAGGCCCTCGCCGCCGCTCCGGACCGTCGCCGGTGGTGGATCGAGCGGGTGCGGGCCTGCCACCCCCTGCTGGCCCAAGTAGGGTCGCACCCGTGAATCTGGCATACGACGACCGCGGCTCGGGGGAGCCCGTCCTGTTCATTGCCGGCCGCGGGGGCGCAGGTCGGACGTGGCACCTGCATCAGGTGCCCGTCTTCCAGCGAGCGGGGTACCGCGTCATCACGTTCGACAACCGCGGGGTCGGCGCCACCGAGAACGCCCAGGGCTTCACCACCGAACAGGTGGTCTTCGACACGGCCAAGCTGATCGAGAAGCTCGATGCCGGGCCGGTGCGCGTGGTGTCGGTGTCGATGGGGTCGTTCATCGCCCAGGAGCTGATGCTGGCCAGGCCGGACCTGGTGTCGGCGGCCGTGCTGATGGCCACCCGCGGCCGGGAGGACCGCACCCGCGAGTTCTTCAACGACGCCGAGTACGAGTTCCTGCAGCTCGGCATCGAGCTGCCCGCCAAGTACGACGCCAAGTCGCGATTGCTGGAGAGCTTCTCGCCCAAGACCCTGAACGACGAGAAGGCCGTCGCGGACTGGATCGAGATGTTCACCATGTGGCCGACCAAGCCGACGCCCGGCATCCGCAGCCAGCTGCGGATCCGCCCCGAGGGCAACCGGTTGCCCGCCTACCGCAACATCATGGCGCCGACGCTGGTGATGGGTTTCGCCGACGACGTCGTGCTGCCGCCGCACCTCGGCCGCGAGGTCGCCGATGCCCTCCCGAACGGGCGCTACCTGCAGATCCCCGACGCCGGGCACCTCGGTTTCATCGAACGCCCCGACGCCGTGAACGCCGCGATCCTGGAATTCTTCGGCGCGGGGGTATGACAGGCTGGATCCCGTGAACCCGTCGACGACACAAGCGCGCATCGTCGTCGACGAGCTCGTTCGCGGCGGTGTCCGCGACGTGGTGCTGTGCCCCGGCTCCCGCAACGCCCCGCTGGCGTTCGCCCTGCACGACGCGGACCGGGCGGGGCGGCTTCGGTTGCACGTGCGCATCGACGAGCGCACGGCGGGCTTCCTCGCGATCGGCCTGGCGCTCGCCGCGGGCGCCCCGGTGTGCGTGGCCATGACCTCCGGCACGGCCGTGGCCAACCTGGGGCCCGCCGTCGTCGAGGCGAACTACGCCCGCGTCCCGCTGATCGTGCTCAGCGCCAACCGGCCCTACGATCTGCTCGGCACCGGCGCCAACCAGACGATGGAGCAGCTCGGCTACTTCGGCACCCAGGTGCGCGCCACCATCAGCCTCGGGCTGGCCGAGGGCGCACCGGACAAGGTGGCCGCCCTCAACGCGCAGTGGCGGTCGGCGACGTGCCGGGTCCTGGTGGCCGCCACCGGTTCTCGCACGGCCAACGCCGGACCGGTGCAGTTCGACATCCCGCTGCGCGAGCCGCTGGTGCCCGACGCCGACGACGCGGGGGAGTACGCCCCGCAGGGCAGGCCCGACGGCAGGCCGTGGACCTACACCCCGCCGGTGACGTTCGACGAGCCGCTCGACGTCGACGTCACCCCGGACACCGTGGTGATCGCCGGGCACGGTGCGGGCCCGCATCCGAACCTGGCCGCGCTGCCGACCGTCGCCGAGCCGACGGCGCCCCCCGCGGCGAACCCGCTGCACCCGCTGGCGCTGTCGGCGCTGCGGCCCAAGCAGGTGATCATGCTGGGACGGCCGACGCTGCACCGCCCGGTGTCGACTCTGCTGGCCGATCCCGCGCTGCCCGTCTTCGCGCTCACCACCGGCCCCCGCTGGCCGGACGTGTCGGGCAACTCCCAGGCCACCGGCACCCGGGCCGTCTTGACCGGGACGCCGGACCCCGAGTGGCTGCGGCGGTGCGCCGAGGCCAACGCGGCTGCGGTCGACGCGGTCCGCGCGCAGCTGGCGGCGCACCCGCTGACGACCGGTCTGCACGTGGCGGCCGCCGTCACCGCCGCGCTGCGGCCGGGTGATCAGCTGGTGCTCGGCGCCTCCAACCCGGTCCGCGACGCCGCCCTGGTCGGGTTGCATCCCAAGGGAATTCGGGTCCGCTCCAACCGGGGCGTCGCGGGCATCGACGGTACGGTCTCGACGACGATCGGAGCGGCCCTGGCCCATGAGGCCGATCCGAGCCGCGCCGGCGGCGACCACGTGCCACGCACGATCGCCCTGCTCGGTGATCTCACGTTCGTCCACGACAGCTCGGGCCTGCTGATCGGCCCCACCGAACCCACTCCGCGCAACCTGACGATCGTGGTGTCCAACGACAACGGCGGCGGCATCTTCGAACTGCTCGAGCAGGGCGACCCCAGGTTCTCCGACGTGTCGTCCCGCATCTTCGGCACCCCGCACGACGTCGACGTCGCCGCCCTGTGCCGCGCGTACCACGTCGAGTGCCGGCAGGTGGAGCTCGACGGCCTCGGCGCGGCACTCGCCGAGCCCGGCGACGGCATGCGCGTGCTGGAGGTGAAGGCCGACCGCTCCTCGCTGCGGGCGCTGCACGCATCGATCCGAGCGGCCCTGTGAGGCACCGCGCCGAGGCGGTCCTGCTGTGGTTTACGACGTGGTGTAAGGCCCTGTGGCAGAGCCTGATTCCGCATCTCTACGGTGATCCGAGCGAGACGCGGGCGCAGCGCATCATCCGGCGGGTGCGGATCGGCGTCGTCATCGCGGCGTGCCTGGTGACGCTGCAGTCCGTCCTCCTGGTGCTCGGCGCCTGGCGCGACGACCGCCAGATCGAGGGCAACATGGGCGTCGCCGCCGCCGAGGTGCTCGATGCCGGGCCGCGCCGGTCCACCATCGAGTTCGTCACCCCGGATCGCGTCACCTACCGTCCCGAACTCGGCGTGCTGTATCCGTCCGAGTTGGACACCGGCATGCGGATCTACGTCGAATACGACCGCAGTGACCCCGATCTGGTGCGCGTACAGCATCGCAACGCTTCGCTGTCGATCATCCCCGCCCTGTCGATCGCGGTGCTCGGGTGGCTGACCGCCGCGGCGATCCTCGGCGCGCTGGCCCTGCTGCAGCGTCGGTTACGGGCATAGACGTTTCGCGTGTCGTATCCCCGCCCGCAACCTTCCGGACAGACGGCGGTGTCAGTCTTCTCCACGTGCGCGTTGCGATCGTCGCAGAGTCATTCCTCCCGAATGTCAACGGTGTCACCAACTCCGTCCTTCGGGTCATCGAGCATCTCCGCCGCACCGGCCACGAGGTGCTGGTGATCGCACCGGACACCCCCCACGGCGAGCCGCCCGCCGACCGCGTCCACGACGGGGTCCGCGTGCACCGGGTGCCGTCGAAGATGTTCCCCAAGGTCACCTCGCTCCCGCTCGGGGTGCCGCGGCCGCGACTGGTCGGCGTCCTGCGGGGCTTCGACCCCGACGTCGTGCACCTGGCCTCGCCGGCACTGCTCGGCTACGGCGGGCTCCTGGCGGCGCGCCGTCTCGACGTGCCGACGGTCGCGGTGTTCCAGACCGACGTCGCGGGTTTCGCGCAGAGCTATGGTGTCGGAGCGATGTCTCGGGCGGCCTGGGCATGGACCCGACACCTGCACGGCAAGGCCGACCGCACCCTGGCGCCGTCCACGTCGGCGATGGACGACCTTCTGGCGCATGGCATTCCGCGGGTACACCACTGGGGTCGCGGCGTCGACGTCGCCGGTTACGTCCCGTCGGCGCGCGACGAGGCGCTGCGCTCGCGGTGGTCGCCGTCGGCGCGGCCGATCGTCGGGTTCGTCGGCAGGCTGGCCCCCGAGAAGCACGTCGAACGGCTCGCGGTGCTGGCGCGACGCGACGACCTTCAGGTGGTCGTCGTCGGCGACGGCGTGGACCGCGCGAAACTCGAAAGGCTCATGCCGACAGCCGTTTTCACCGGCGCGCTGTACGGCGCGGAGCTGGCGACGGCCTACGCCAGCATGGACGTGTTCGTCCACACCGGGGAACACGAGACCTTCTGCCAGACGGTCCAGGAGGCCAAGGCGTCGGGGGTGCCGGTCATCGCGCCCAACGCGGGCGGCCCGCGGGACCTCGTCGCGC
This region includes:
- the qcrB gene encoding cytochrome bc1 complex cytochrome b subunit; the encoded protein is MSPKLAELAAAQGNAIDSRYHPSAAVRRQLNKVFPTHWSFLLGEIALYSFIVLLLTGVYLTLFFDPSMAEVTYHGVYQPLNGIQMSKAYETALDISFEVRGGLFVRQVHHWAALLFAASIMVHLARIFFTGAFRRPREANWVIGSILLILAMFEGYFGYSLPDDLLSGTGLRAAFSSITLGMPLIGTWLHWALFGGDFPGDIIIPRLYALHILLIPGIILALIGVHLALVWFQKHTQFPGPGRTEKNVVGVRVMPVFAVKSGAFFAMTVGILGIMGGVLQINPIWQLGPYKPSQISAGSQPDFYMMWTDGLARMWPAWEIYPFGHTVPAAVAVALLMGVVLGLLTVYPFLEKKLSGDVAHHNLLQRPRDNPVRTAIGAMAIALYIVLTFASFNDIIALKFHISLNATTWIGRIGMVVLPAIVYYIAYRWAISLQRSDREVLEHGIETGILKRLPHGAYIELHQPLGPVDDHGHPIPLEYQGAALPKRMNKLGSGGAPGLGSFLRADPEAERDALTEAAHAAERRALVALKERQNGNGNGNGHH
- a CDS encoding o-succinylbenzoate synthase; the protein is MKPSLDDLLDGLHVVSLPMRIRFRGIDVRELALIRGPQGWGEFGAFVEYGPAEAVHWLAAGVEAAYAPPPTPRREWIPINATVPAVAAAGVPDVLARFPGAGTAKVKVAEPGQTLADDVARVNAVRAQVPVVRVDANGGWTVAEAAAACAALTTDGPLEYVEQPCATVAELAELRHLVSVPIAADESIRKAEDPLLVVRAGAADVAVVKVAPLGGVRRLLDIAAQIAVPVVVSSALDSAVGMSRGLLAAACLPDLSHACGLGTGGLFVEDVTAAVVPVDGRLRVGPVAPDPDRVQALAAAPDRRRWWIERVRACHPLLAQVGSHP
- a CDS encoding alpha/beta fold hydrolase encodes the protein MNLAYDDRGSGEPVLFIAGRGGAGRTWHLHQVPVFQRAGYRVITFDNRGVGATENAQGFTTEQVVFDTAKLIEKLDAGPVRVVSVSMGSFIAQELMLARPDLVSAAVLMATRGREDRTREFFNDAEYEFLQLGIELPAKYDAKSRLLESFSPKTLNDEKAVADWIEMFTMWPTKPTPGIRSQLRIRPEGNRLPAYRNIMAPTLVMGFADDVVLPPHLGREVADALPNGRYLQIPDAGHLGFIERPDAVNAAILEFFGAGV
- the menD gene encoding 2-succinyl-5-enolpyruvyl-6-hydroxy-3-cyclohexene-1-carboxylic-acid synthase yields the protein MNPSTTQARIVVDELVRGGVRDVVLCPGSRNAPLAFALHDADRAGRLRLHVRIDERTAGFLAIGLALAAGAPVCVAMTSGTAVANLGPAVVEANYARVPLIVLSANRPYDLLGTGANQTMEQLGYFGTQVRATISLGLAEGAPDKVAALNAQWRSATCRVLVAATGSRTANAGPVQFDIPLREPLVPDADDAGEYAPQGRPDGRPWTYTPPVTFDEPLDVDVTPDTVVIAGHGAGPHPNLAALPTVAEPTAPPAANPLHPLALSALRPKQVIMLGRPTLHRPVSTLLADPALPVFALTTGPRWPDVSGNSQATGTRAVLTGTPDPEWLRRCAEANAAAVDAVRAQLAAHPLTTGLHVAAAVTAALRPGDQLVLGASNPVRDAALVGLHPKGIRVRSNRGVAGIDGTVSTTIGAALAHEADPSRAGGDHVPRTIALLGDLTFVHDSSGLLIGPTEPTPRNLTIVVSNDNGGGIFELLEQGDPRFSDVSSRIFGTPHDVDVAALCRAYHVECRQVELDGLGAALAEPGDGMRVLEVKADRSSLRALHASIRAAL
- a CDS encoding DUF3592 domain-containing protein, translated to MWFTTWCKALWQSLIPHLYGDPSETRAQRIIRRVRIGVVIAACLVTLQSVLLVLGAWRDDRQIEGNMGVAAAEVLDAGPRRSTIEFVTPDRVTYRPELGVLYPSELDTGMRIYVEYDRSDPDLVRVQHRNASLSIIPALSIAVLGWLTAAAILGALALLQRRLRA
- a CDS encoding glycosyltransferase family 4 protein, translating into MRVAIVAESFLPNVNGVTNSVLRVIEHLRRTGHEVLVIAPDTPHGEPPADRVHDGVRVHRVPSKMFPKVTSLPLGVPRPRLVGVLRGFDPDVVHLASPALLGYGGLLAARRLDVPTVAVFQTDVAGFAQSYGVGAMSRAAWAWTRHLHGKADRTLAPSTSAMDDLLAHGIPRVHHWGRGVDVAGYVPSARDEALRSRWSPSARPIVGFVGRLAPEKHVERLAVLARRDDLQVVVVGDGVDRAKLERLMPTAVFTGALYGAELATAYASMDVFVHTGEHETFCQTVQEAKASGVPVIAPNAGGPRDLVAPMQTGLLLDVGEFEARLPAAVDHLLDERQRYSVAARRSVLNRTWPAVCEQLLVHYDAVLGRRGARAA